One part of the Dioscorea cayenensis subsp. rotundata cultivar TDr96_F1 chromosome 2, TDr96_F1_v2_PseudoChromosome.rev07_lg8_w22 25.fasta, whole genome shotgun sequence genome encodes these proteins:
- the LOC120277845 gene encoding serine carboxypeptidase-like 18 isoform X2: protein MASCLHLQLLCQLLLLLSPLFISASVVTHLPGFDGPLPFHMETGYVGVDEVQFFYHFIESEGNPAENPLILWLTGGPGCSSFSGLVFEVGPLRFRRVKYDGSLPTLVYHPFAWTKVSNMIFLDSPFGYGFSFSNNPETYVDGDVTSSLRVYKFLRKWLIDHPQFLSNPLYIAGDSYGGKVTPVITELISQGIESGAQPILNLKGYLIGNPVTGEAIDKNAQVPYAHNMGIISDEIYKSTTISCEGEDYENPTNALCAKKLQVVKKYFDEISNPHILEPKCPQALPKPQNLSEKSRFLMDDHREFIMPPMPPFKCRSYTGYLSYIWANNDGVRDALHIQKYVKDIPSSVKYQHKLTSQGYRALVYSGDHDLVIPHIGTQTWVRSLNYSIVDDWRSWFSSGQVAGYTRTYTHNLTFATIKGAGHTAPEYKPRETLDMIKRWLSYQPL from the exons ATGGCATcttgtcttcatcttcaactACTGTGTCAGCTGCTACTGCTCCTATCGCCGCTTTTCATCTCTGCTTCCGTTGTTACTCATCTTCCTGGCTTTGATGGTCCGCTTCCCTTCCACATGGAAACTGG GTATGTTGGTGTGGATGAAGTGCAGTTCTTTTATCACTTCATAGAGTCTGAGGGAAATCCAGCTGAGAACCCTCTTATTCTTTGGCTCACTGGTGGCCCTGGTTGCTCTTCTTTCAGTGGCCTCGTCTTTGAAGTTG GTCCTCTGAGGTTCAGGAGGGTGAAGTATGATGGTAGCTTGCCAACACTTGTGTATCATCCTTTCGCTTGGACAAAG gtCTCAAATATGATCTTCTTAGATTCTCCTTTCGGATATGGATTCTCATTCTCAAATAATCCAGAGACATATGTTGATGGTGATGTCACTTCATCCTTGAGAGTTTACAAGTTTCTCCgaaaa TGGCTGATTGACCACCCACAGTTTCTCTCCAATCCTCTGTATATTGCTGGTGATTCATATGGTGGCAAGGTTACTCCAGTCATCACTGAATTGATATCACAAG GTATTGAATCTGGGGCTCAGCCTATTCTGAATCTAAAG GGATATTTGATTGGCAACCCAGTAACCGGGGAAGCAATCGATAAGAATGCTCAGGTTCCATATGCTCATAATATGGGGATCATTTCTGATGAGATTTACAAG TCCACAACTATTTCTTGTGAAGGAGAGGATTATGAAAATCCTACCAATGCTCTTTGTGCTAAGAAGCTTCAAGTTGTGAAAAAG TATTTTGATGAAATCAGTAACCCACACATTTTGGAGCCAAAGTGCCCACAAGCATTACCAAAACCACAGAACTTAAGTGAAAAAAGTCGATTTCTCATGGATGACCACAGAGAGTTTATCATGCCACCAATGCCTCCTTTCAAATGCAGA TCTTATACTGGCTATTTAAGCTATATTTGGGCAAACAACGATGGTGTCAGAGATGCTCTCCACATCCAGAAG TATGTCAAAGATATTCCAAGCAGTGTTAAATACCAGCACAAGCTCACAAGCCAAGGATATCGAGCTCTCGTTTACAG TGGGGATCATGATCTAGTGATACCACATATAGGAACCCAAACATGGGTAAGATCTCTGAACTACTCCATTGTTGATGACTGGAGATCTTGGTTCTCTAGTGGGCAAGTAGCTGG ATACACAAGAACATATACCCACAATCTCACATTTGCTACTATAAAG GGTGCTGGTCATACAGCTCCAGAGTACAAACCAAGGGAGACCCTTGATATGATTAAAAGATGGCTTTCATATCAACCACTGTAG
- the LOC120277845 gene encoding serine carboxypeptidase-like 17 isoform X1: MASCLHLQLLCQLLLLLSPLFISASVVTHLPGFDGPLPFHMETGYVGVDEVQFFYHFIESEGNPAENPLILWLTGGPGCSSFSGLVFEVGPLRFRRVKYDGSLPTLVYHPFAWTKVSNMIFLDSPFGYGFSFSNNPETYVDGDVTSSLRVYKFLRKWLIDHPQFLSNPLYIAGDSYGGKVTPVITELISQGIESGAQPILNLKGYLIGNPVTGEAIDKNAQVPYAHNMGIISDEIYKSTTISCEGEDYENPTNALCAKKLQVVKKYFDEISNPHILEPKCPQALPKPQNLSEKSRFLMDDHREFIMPPMPPFKCRSYTGYLSYIWANNDGVRDALHIQKGTVPEWIRCNDNLQYVKDIPSSVKYQHKLTSQGYRALVYSGDHDLVIPHIGTQTWVRSLNYSIVDDWRSWFSSGQVAGYTRTYTHNLTFATIKGAGHTAPEYKPRETLDMIKRWLSYQPL, encoded by the exons ATGGCATcttgtcttcatcttcaactACTGTGTCAGCTGCTACTGCTCCTATCGCCGCTTTTCATCTCTGCTTCCGTTGTTACTCATCTTCCTGGCTTTGATGGTCCGCTTCCCTTCCACATGGAAACTGG GTATGTTGGTGTGGATGAAGTGCAGTTCTTTTATCACTTCATAGAGTCTGAGGGAAATCCAGCTGAGAACCCTCTTATTCTTTGGCTCACTGGTGGCCCTGGTTGCTCTTCTTTCAGTGGCCTCGTCTTTGAAGTTG GTCCTCTGAGGTTCAGGAGGGTGAAGTATGATGGTAGCTTGCCAACACTTGTGTATCATCCTTTCGCTTGGACAAAG gtCTCAAATATGATCTTCTTAGATTCTCCTTTCGGATATGGATTCTCATTCTCAAATAATCCAGAGACATATGTTGATGGTGATGTCACTTCATCCTTGAGAGTTTACAAGTTTCTCCgaaaa TGGCTGATTGACCACCCACAGTTTCTCTCCAATCCTCTGTATATTGCTGGTGATTCATATGGTGGCAAGGTTACTCCAGTCATCACTGAATTGATATCACAAG GTATTGAATCTGGGGCTCAGCCTATTCTGAATCTAAAG GGATATTTGATTGGCAACCCAGTAACCGGGGAAGCAATCGATAAGAATGCTCAGGTTCCATATGCTCATAATATGGGGATCATTTCTGATGAGATTTACAAG TCCACAACTATTTCTTGTGAAGGAGAGGATTATGAAAATCCTACCAATGCTCTTTGTGCTAAGAAGCTTCAAGTTGTGAAAAAG TATTTTGATGAAATCAGTAACCCACACATTTTGGAGCCAAAGTGCCCACAAGCATTACCAAAACCACAGAACTTAAGTGAAAAAAGTCGATTTCTCATGGATGACCACAGAGAGTTTATCATGCCACCAATGCCTCCTTTCAAATGCAGA TCTTATACTGGCTATTTAAGCTATATTTGGGCAAACAACGATGGTGTCAGAGATGCTCTCCACATCCAGAAG GGAACTGTCCCTGAATGGATCAGATGCAATGATAATTTGCAGTATGTCAAAGATATTCCAAGCAGTGTTAAATACCAGCACAAGCTCACAAGCCAAGGATATCGAGCTCTCGTTTACAG TGGGGATCATGATCTAGTGATACCACATATAGGAACCCAAACATGGGTAAGATCTCTGAACTACTCCATTGTTGATGACTGGAGATCTTGGTTCTCTAGTGGGCAAGTAGCTGG ATACACAAGAACATATACCCACAATCTCACATTTGCTACTATAAAG GGTGCTGGTCATACAGCTCCAGAGTACAAACCAAGGGAGACCCTTGATATGATTAAAAGATGGCTTTCATATCAACCACTGTAG